The following proteins are co-located in the Candidatus Hydrogenedentota bacterium genome:
- a CDS encoding GDP-mannose 4,6-dehydratase, protein MKRILVTGAAGFIGSHLCEALLARGDAVLGVDDFNDYYDPAVKRRNIAAALASSRFTLQEHDICDEAALLRLFARERPDVVVHLAARAGVRPSIQDPNLYHRVNVIGGQHVLDACRRYPVSHLVFASSSSVYGGSADVPFRETDPVARPISPYAATKRMNELQAHVYSHLYGLHVTMLRFFTVYGPRQRPDMAIHQFTRCILEGAPVPMFGDGTSQRDYTYVDDIIDGLLRCVDTPFRYEIFNLGESRTTSLRDLIALIEKHAGKRAHIEPRPPQPGDVPVTYADITHARRLLGYNPRFEMDTGIARFVQWYREQQARK, encoded by the coding sequence ATGAAACGCATTCTCGTTACCGGCGCGGCCGGGTTTATCGGCTCCCACTTGTGCGAGGCCTTGTTAGCCCGCGGGGATGCCGTACTTGGCGTGGACGACTTCAACGATTACTATGACCCGGCCGTCAAGCGGCGCAATATCGCCGCCGCGTTGGCGTCCAGCCGGTTCACGCTGCAGGAACACGACATCTGCGACGAGGCGGCTCTGCTGCGCCTGTTCGCGCGGGAACGGCCGGACGTGGTCGTGCATCTGGCGGCGCGCGCCGGGGTGCGGCCCTCGATTCAGGACCCGAATCTGTATCATCGCGTGAATGTCATCGGCGGCCAGCACGTCCTCGACGCCTGCCGGCGCTATCCCGTGTCGCACCTGGTTTTCGCGTCGAGTTCGTCGGTCTATGGCGGCAGCGCGGACGTCCCCTTCCGCGAGACCGACCCGGTCGCGCGGCCGATCAGCCCCTACGCGGCGACCAAGCGCATGAACGAGCTTCAGGCGCATGTGTACAGCCATCTCTACGGCCTGCACGTCACGATGCTGCGCTTCTTCACCGTCTATGGGCCGCGCCAGCGCCCGGACATGGCGATCCATCAGTTCACGCGGTGTATTCTCGAGGGCGCGCCCGTCCCCATGTTCGGCGACGGGACTTCGCAGCGGGATTACACGTACGTCGACGACATTATAGACGGGCTGCTGCGTTGCGTGGACACGCCGTTTCGTTATGAGATCTTCAATTTGGGCGAGAGCCGGACGACGAGTCTGCGCGACCTGATCGCGCTGATCGAGAAACACGCGGGCAAGCGCGCGCACATCGAGCCGCGGCCGCCGCAGCCCGGCGATGTGCCCGTCACGTATGCGGATATTACGCACGCGCGCAGGCTTCTGGGCTATAATCCGCGTTTCGAGATGGACACGGGCATCGCCCGGTTCGTGCAATGGTATCGGGAACAACAGGCAAGGAAATGA
- a CDS encoding type IV pilus twitching motility protein PilT, producing MNQQFTKLLQRAVQKDASDIHLKTGSPAYFRVDGLLAAQEGEPLHREHVDAILDELLSADQKAFFAKRGEIDLSFTEKGVGRFRVNVFRQRGSVSIVMRRIKTKILNFEQLNLPVSVESFAKMQRGLILITGTTGSGKSTTLASIVDYINDRRRCHVVTIEDPIEYIHYDRMAVINQREITIDTQDFSTALRSVMRQDPDVILIGEMRDIETFQAAISASETGHLVFSTLHTTNAMQTVDRIIDLFPSTQHDQVRSQLSINLRAMMCMRLLPRKDGVGRVPICEVMFNTPAVRKLIKENRVAQITLAIQQGREAGMQTFNDSLHDLVRRNLISLDTALEASDNPEELQMMLQGIRLSSTRGGILGV from the coding sequence GTGAATCAGCAGTTTACGAAACTCTTGCAGCGGGCGGTCCAGAAAGACGCGTCCGACATCCATCTCAAGACCGGCAGCCCCGCCTATTTCCGGGTTGACGGCCTGCTTGCGGCCCAGGAAGGCGAGCCGCTCCATCGCGAGCATGTCGATGCGATTCTGGACGAACTGCTCTCGGCGGATCAGAAGGCATTCTTCGCGAAACGGGGCGAAATCGACTTGTCCTTCACCGAGAAAGGCGTTGGGCGCTTCCGTGTCAACGTGTTCCGGCAGCGCGGCAGCGTATCGATCGTGATGCGCCGGATCAAGACGAAAATCCTGAATTTCGAGCAACTGAATCTGCCGGTCTCGGTCGAGAGCTTCGCGAAGATGCAGCGCGGTCTCATCCTGATTACCGGCACGACCGGCAGCGGCAAATCCACGACGCTCGCCTCGATTGTCGACTACATCAACGACCGCAGGCGTTGCCACGTCGTCACCATCGAAGACCCGATTGAATATATCCACTACGACCGTATGGCGGTCATCAACCAGCGCGAGATCACCATCGACACGCAGGATTTCTCGACTGCGCTGCGTTCCGTGATGCGGCAGGACCCGGACGTGATTCTGATCGGCGAAATGCGCGACATCGAGACGTTTCAAGCCGCGATCAGCGCGTCCGAGACGGGGCATCTCGTGTTCAGCACGCTCCACACGACCAACGCGATGCAGACGGTGGACCGCATCATCGACTTGTTTCCCTCGACCCAGCACGACCAGGTGCGCTCGCAGCTTTCCATCAACCTGCGCGCCATGATGTGCATGCGCCTGCTGCCCCGGAAGGACGGCGTTGGCCGCGTGCCCATCTGCGAGGTCATGTTCAACACGCCGGCGGTGCGCAAGCTGATCAAGGAGAACCGCGTTGCCCAGATCACGCTCGCCATCCAGCAGGGTCGCGAAGCGGGCATGCAGACCTTTAACGACAGCCTGCACGACCTGGTCCGGCGCAACCTGATTTCGCTCGATACGGCGCTCGAGGCCTCGGATAACCCCGAGGAACTGCAGATGATGCTCCAGGGTATCCGGCTCAGCTCGACGCGCGGCGGCATCCTGGGCGTGTAG
- the ftsZ gene encoding cell division protein FtsZ, protein MSKTIGTADEFQSFDQRAVIKVCGIGGGGGNAVNRMIDAGLSDVEFIAINTDAQALKQSRAGTRLQVGAQITNGLGSGAIPDIGKRAAEEDRERIREVIRGADMVFLTIGLGGGTGTGASPIVAEEAADAGALTVAIVTLPFGFENRERMNNALAGLRDLEEHVDSLIVVPNDRVADLCRDNISLLDAFRRADEVLHNGVRAVTELITVTGLVNADFNDVRTIMQAKGRALMGIGVAEGDGRAIRAAEEAIVSPLLEQSTINGAKGVLVNVRGGCDMRMREVEEAVNTVKEAADPNANIIVGVVVDDVEHPELQVTVIAAGFPSPAAGEQAPGEASARPRPVEVAASAPKPAPKPEPVKPAPQLVIAEPEEQFLFPEERTMEREPQFSGVAEQDSDEDFSIPAFLRKRMKKRAK, encoded by the coding sequence ATGAGCAAGACCATAGGCACAGCGGACGAGTTCCAGTCTTTCGATCAGCGCGCGGTCATCAAGGTCTGCGGCATTGGCGGGGGCGGCGGCAACGCCGTGAACCGCATGATCGACGCCGGGCTGTCGGACGTTGAATTCATCGCGATCAACACCGACGCCCAGGCGCTCAAGCAGTCCCGCGCGGGCACGCGCCTCCAGGTGGGCGCGCAAATCACGAACGGCCTCGGTTCCGGCGCTATTCCGGACATCGGCAAGCGGGCGGCGGAAGAGGATCGGGAACGGATACGCGAAGTCATCCGCGGCGCCGACATGGTCTTTCTGACGATCGGCCTGGGCGGCGGCACGGGAACCGGCGCGAGCCCCATTGTCGCGGAAGAAGCCGCGGACGCGGGCGCGCTGACCGTGGCGATCGTCACCCTTCCGTTCGGATTCGAGAACCGCGAGCGCATGAACAACGCGCTCGCGGGCCTGCGCGACCTCGAGGAGCACGTCGATTCCCTGATCGTAGTGCCAAACGACCGCGTGGCCGACCTCTGCCGCGACAACATCTCGCTGCTGGACGCGTTCCGGCGCGCGGACGAAGTGCTGCACAACGGCGTGCGCGCGGTCACCGAACTGATCACCGTCACGGGCCTGGTCAATGCGGACTTCAACGACGTGCGCACGATTATGCAGGCCAAGGGCCGCGCGCTTATGGGCATCGGCGTGGCCGAGGGCGACGGGCGCGCCATCCGCGCGGCCGAAGAGGCCATCGTCAGCCCCTTGCTCGAACAATCGACGATCAACGGCGCCAAAGGCGTGCTCGTAAACGTGCGCGGCGGCTGCGACATGCGGATGCGCGAGGTTGAGGAAGCCGTGAATACGGTCAAGGAAGCCGCCGACCCGAACGCGAACATTATTGTCGGCGTCGTGGTTGACGACGTCGAACACCCGGAACTCCAGGTTACGGTGATCGCCGCGGGGTTCCCCAGCCCCGCAGCCGGCGAGCAAGCTCCCGGCGAGGCAAGCGCCCGGCCGCGTCCCGTCGAGGTGGCCGCGTCCGCGCCGAAACCGGCGCCGAAGCCGGAACCGGTGAAACCCGCGCCCCAACTGGTCATCGCAGAGCCGGAGGAGCAGTTCCTGTTTCCGGAAGAACGGACGATGGAACGGGAGCCGCAGTTTTCCGGCGTCGCGGAGCAAGACTCGGATGAAGACTTCAGCATCCCCGCGTTTCTGCGAAAACGGATGAAGAAGAGGGCAAAGTGA